In Candidatus Woesearchaeota archaeon, the following are encoded in one genomic region:
- a CDS encoding GNAT family N-acetyltransferase, which produces MKKGEEKVITQYIKGLFHEDPTPQGMSDEKIKRTIRTLLKYKEKGTIMVFESGKEIIGYSILINFWSNEYGGNIVYIDELFVKKEWRGKGVATNFIQYLVKKKVNKAVSLFLEVTPQNKAAEELYKRRGFSIHKNKRMEKKI; this is translated from the coding sequence ATGAAGAAAGGCGAAGAAAAAGTCATCACACAATATATCAAAGGTTTATTCCATGAAGATCCAACACCACAAGGAATGTCTGATGAAAAGATAAAAAGGACAATAAGAACACTTTTGAAATATAAAGAAAAAGGAACAATAATGGTATTTGAAAGTGGAAAAGAAATTATAGGATATTCTATATTGATTAATTTCTGGAGTAATGAATATGGCGGAAATATTGTGTATATTGATGAACTTTTTGTCAAGAAAGAGTGGAGAGGAAAAGGAGTTGCAACAAATTTTATTCAATATCTTGTGAAAAAGAAAGTAAACAAGGCGGTTTCTTTGTTTCTCGAAGTGACTCCGCAAAATAAAGCTGCTGAAGAGTTGTATAAACGACGCGGATTTAGCATTCATAAAAACAAAAGAATGGAGAAAAAGATTTAG
- the tgt gene encoding tRNA guanosine(34) transglycosylase Tgt produces MNTNFKIIAEDDKTSARITRWKTSHGTVETPFYMPVATKMAVKHLTSSDLKQIGIQAVIANSLVIELSRGSIYIEKRGGIHKMMNYDGTIFTDSGGFQMIRESFYEKTTPKGVVFRDPLNQKKSFLATPEWVMHVQGRIGSDVAMILDDHNAHTHTKEKHAEAVLQTYDWGKQCLASKINPKQLLFGIIQGGSYLDLRKKSAKLMESVGFDGMALGGLATGEPIPVMKKIVNTVTKIIKKEQPRYLMGLGSPVEMINTIGMGIDCFDSTYPTQNARHNTLFTMNGKIDIAKGRFMHDDTPIEEDCDCYTCKNYTKAYVCHLAKSEEPIAMRLKTYHNIAFMKRLMNEAKCAIKENRYQKFEKEFAKSFGKKKEQPKAKKQKNVSLV; encoded by the coding sequence ATGAACACCAACTTCAAAATCATCGCAGAAGATGACAAAACCAGCGCAAGAATCACCAGATGGAAAACAAGCCATGGAACAGTCGAAACACCCTTCTACATGCCTGTTGCCACAAAAATGGCAGTCAAGCATCTCACCAGTTCTGATCTTAAGCAAATAGGGATTCAAGCAGTTATCGCAAACTCACTTGTGATTGAACTCAGCAGAGGGTCAATATATATTGAAAAGCGCGGTGGCATCCACAAGATGATGAATTACGATGGCACTATTTTCACAGATTCTGGTGGCTTTCAAATGATCAGAGAAAGTTTCTACGAAAAAACAACACCAAAAGGAGTTGTCTTCAGAGACCCATTAAACCAGAAAAAATCATTTCTTGCGACTCCAGAATGGGTGATGCATGTACAAGGAAGAATTGGAAGTGATGTTGCGATGATTCTCGATGATCACAATGCGCATACGCACACAAAAGAAAAACATGCGGAAGCGGTGCTTCAAACCTATGACTGGGGAAAACAATGCCTTGCTAGCAAAATAAATCCAAAACAATTACTGTTTGGGATTATTCAAGGAGGAAGTTATCTTGATTTAAGAAAAAAGAGCGCAAAGCTTATGGAATCAGTAGGATTTGATGGCATGGCGTTAGGAGGACTTGCGACAGGAGAACCTATTCCAGTGATGAAAAAAATCGTCAACACAGTCACCAAAATAATCAAGAAAGAGCAGCCAAGATATTTGATGGGTTTAGGAAGTCCAGTAGAAATGATCAACACAATTGGGATGGGCATTGACTGTTTCGACAGCACCTATCCAACGCAAAATGCTCGCCATAACACATTGTTCACGATGAATGGAAAGATAGACATCGCAAAAGGAAGGTTTATGCATGACGATACACCAATAGAAGAAGATTGCGATTGTTACACCTGCAAAAATTACACAAAAGCGTATGTCTGTCATCTTGCGAAGAGTGAAGAACCAATCGCGATGCGTTTGAAAACCTATCACAATATCGCGTTTATGAAACGCTTGATGAATGAAGCAAAGTGTGCGATTAAAGAAAATAGATATCAAAAGTTTGAGAAAGAGTTTGCGAAAAGTTTTGGAAAGAAGAAAGAACAACCAAAAGCAAAGAAGCAGAAGAATGTGAGTTTGGTGTAA
- a CDS encoding helix-turn-helix domain-containing protein, with protein sequence MYKFSFKIRHKNCSETGLSIKFPEHHITVLDIQAKDSKKKQYLYYIKGNQKEFDKIISYLQKSKTYKCTKEVERSRDTLVLLVILYQTGYIQNTIQKYNGFFIDLHTVSEGYEYWHVGVVERKTIEKIRKELKKAGNLKTLYIGKVDFTQHLLSPQQKNIFHYAYEQGYYELPRKTTIAKIAKALQLTSATAGEHLLKAENKLIHAMAKKA encoded by the coding sequence ATGTACAAGTTCAGCTTCAAAATAAGACACAAAAACTGCTCAGAAACAGGACTAAGCATCAAGTTCCCAGAGCATCATATTACTGTTCTTGATATTCAGGCAAAAGACTCAAAAAAAAAGCAGTATTTGTACTACATTAAAGGAAATCAAAAAGAGTTTGACAAAATAATAAGTTATTTACAAAAATCAAAAACATATAAATGTACAAAAGAAGTGGAGCGATCAAGAGACACACTTGTTTTATTAGTCATTCTTTATCAGACAGGCTATATCCAGAACACAATTCAGAAATATAACGGATTTTTCATTGATCTTCACACAGTCTCTGAAGGCTACGAATACTGGCATGTAGGAGTTGTAGAAAGAAAAACAATTGAAAAGATAAGAAAAGAGCTCAAAAAAGCAGGAAATTTAAAGACACTGTATATTGGCAAAGTAGATTTTACTCAGCATCTTCTTTCCCCCCAACAAAAAAATATATTTCACTACGCATATGAGCAGGGATATTATGAATTGCCAAGAAAAACAACCATCGCAAAGATTGCGAAAGCACTTCAACTTACATCGGCAACAGCTGGAGAACATCTTCTCAAAGCGGAAAATAAATTGATTCATGCAATGGCGAAAAAAGCATGA
- a CDS encoding HAD family phosphatase has protein sequence MIKLIIFDLGGILTENYDLPFFEALARAIGKEIKETEEMIKPFMHKSERGELSEYEFVKQFLKEMKCKEKPEKFLDIRRKATKEAVGVRELILKLKKHHKIAFATNNAEEEFQYNNKVMHFDKLFDGGIASYQAHARKTEPKMFEMILKQFNVKPEETIFIDDSVANLRAPKELGITTIHFSSLEQLKDELTKRAIKF, from the coding sequence ATGATAAAACTCATCATCTTTGACCTCGGCGGAATTCTTACAGAGAATTATGATCTTCCATTTTTTGAAGCATTAGCACGAGCAATAGGAAAAGAAATAAAAGAAACTGAAGAAATGATAAAGCCATTCATGCATAAGTCTGAACGAGGAGAACTATCAGAATATGAGTTTGTTAAGCAATTCCTAAAAGAGATGAAGTGTAAGGAAAAGCCTGAAAAGTTCTTAGATATACGACGAAAAGCAACAAAAGAAGCTGTAGGAGTAAGAGAGCTTATTTTGAAACTAAAAAAGCATCATAAAATTGCGTTTGCGACAAATAATGCAGAGGAAGAATTTCAGTACAACAACAAGGTTATGCATTTTGACAAATTATTTGATGGAGGTATTGCGTCCTATCAAGCGCATGCACGAAAAACAGAACCAAAGATGTTTGAAATGATTCTAAAACAGTTCAACGTAAAGCCAGAAGAAACCATTTTCATTGATGACAGCGTTGCGAATCTGAGAGCGCCAAAAGAGTTGGGGATTACGACGATACATTTTAGTTCTTTAGAACAACTGAAGGATGAATTGACGAAAAGAGCAATCAAATTCTAG
- a CDS encoding type II toxin-antitoxin system RelE/ParE family toxin, with the protein MSYKIMITDEFDHDFQKLDHSLQIQISKEISQLEQNPYVGKPLGFTFFREKKVHNYRVYYLVYDDYVLVFVIALSTKKDQQEVINKIKHLLPYYKEEVKKKFNV; encoded by the coding sequence ATGTCTTACAAAATTATGATAACTGACGAATTTGACCATGACTTTCAGAAGTTAGATCATTCTTTACAGATTCAAATAAGCAAAGAGATTTCTCAATTAGAGCAAAATCCTTATGTGGGGAAACCTCTTGGGTTCACTTTCTTTCGTGAGAAAAAGGTTCATAACTATCGTGTGTATTATCTTGTTTATGATGACTATGTTCTCGTCTTTGTTATTGCTTTAAGCACAAAAAAAGATCAACAAGAAGTCATTAACAAAATTAAACATCTTTTACCTTATTATAAAGAAGAAGTCAAGAAGAAATTTAATGTATAG